From one Mesoplodon densirostris isolate mMesDen1 chromosome 19, mMesDen1 primary haplotype, whole genome shotgun sequence genomic stretch:
- the LOC132480959 gene encoding zinc finger protein 548-like produces MRPTQDRVVFEDVAVYFSQEEWGLLDEVQRHLYHAVMTENFALVTSLGCWHGAQDEEAPSEQSVSVGMSEVGTPKPDPSTKKAQPYDMCDPLSKDLLHLPEHDGMYPDEGLYICGANLFQHQKEQIRDNLSRRDEGQPSFLTNSSVHSAERTLTCSRDGKEFPGSTGLLQQPTPHNAGKPHRDTECGEAFDRGLSDYRCTLCGKAFRQKQILVEHQKIHTGVRPYECSKCGMAFIRKFHLVQHQRIHTGERPFQCSECGKCFRYNSTLISHQRVHTGLSPYECSKCGEFFKYNANFMKHQRKHNGERPYECRECGKFFRYNYRLVRHGRVHSGERPYKCSECGKFFRYSSTFIRHQRVHTSERPYKCNECGKFFRYNSTLIKHQRVHTGERPYECTECGKFFRYTSTLIRHQRVHTVERPYECSLCGEYFKSKSKLIKHWQNHTGERPYECSECGKAFRYHCRLIRHKRVHSGERPFECSECGKFFRYNSNLIKHWRNHTGERPYECRECGKAFSHKHILVEHQKIHTGERPYECSRCQKAFIRKSHLVHHQKTHTEDNMSAVNVGNSLDTTPTS; encoded by the exons ATGAGGCCGACTCAG GACCGTGTGGTCTTTGAGGATGTGGCTGTGTATTTCTCCCAGGAGGAGTGGGGCCTCCTTGATGAAGTTCAGAGACACTTGTACCATGCTGTGATGACGGAGAACTTTGCACTTGTGACCTCCCTAG GTTGTTGGCATGGAGCCCAGGACGAGGAGGCACCTTCTGAGCAAAGTGTTTCTGTAGGGATGTCAGAGGTTGGGACTCCAAAGCCAGATCCATCCACCAAGAAGGCCCAGCCCTATGATATGTGTGACCCACTGTCCAAAGACCTTTTGCACCTACCTGAGCATGACGGAATGTACCCTGATGAAGGGCTGTATATTTGTGGGGCAAACCTTTTCCAGCACCAAAAGGAGCAGATTAGAGACAACCTTTCCAGAAGGGATGAGGGGCAGCCTTCATTTCTGACCAACAGCAGCGTTCACTCGGCAGAGAGGACCTTGACATGCAGCAGAGACGGAAAGGAGTTCCCAGGCAGCACAGGCCTTCTGCAGCAGCCGACCCCTCACAATGCAGGCAAGCCACACAGGGACACTGAGTGTGGGGAAGCTTTTGATCGTGGGCTGAGTGATTACAGGTGCACTCTGTGTGGGAAAGCCTTCCGTCAAAAACAGATCCTTGTTGAGCACCAGAAAATCCACACTGGTGtaaggccttatgagtgcagcAAATGTGGGATGGCCTTCATTAGAAAGTTTCACCTTGTTCAGCACCAGAGAATCCATACTGGAGAAAGACCTTTtcagtgcagtgaatgtgggaaatgcTTTAGGTACAACTCCACactcattagtcatcagagagtTCACACTGGATTGAGCCCTTATGAGTGCAGCAAATGTGGGGAATTCTTCAAGTACAATGCCAACTTCATGAAACATCAGAGAAAACACAatggagaaaggccttatgagtgcagaGAATGTGGAAAATTCTTTAGGTACAACTATAGACTGGTAAGACATGGGAGAGTTCACAGTGGAGAACGACCTTATAAGTGCAGCGAATGTGGGAAATTTTTCAGGTACAGCTCCACATTCATTAGACATCAGAGAGTTCATACTTCAGAAAGGCCTtataaatgtaatgaatgtgggaaattTTTTAGGTATAATTCCACACTCATTAAACACCAgagagttcacactggagaaaggccttacGAGTGCACTGAATGTGGGAAATTCTTTAGGTACACATCCACCCTCATTAGACATCAAAGAGTTCATACTGtagaaaggccttatgagtgcagcTTGTGTGGGGAATACTTTAAGTCCAAGTCCAAACTCATTAAACATTGGCAAAATCACACTGGGGAAAGGCCTTacgagtgcagtgaatgtgggaaggcGTTTAGGTACCACTGCAGGCTCATAAGACATAAGAGAGTTCACAGTGGAGAGAGGCCTTTCGAGTGCAGCGAATGTGGGAAATTCTTTCGGTACAACTCCAACCTCATTAAACATTGGAGAAATCACACAGGAGAGAGGCCTTACGAGTGCAGAgagtgtgggaaagcctttagcCACAAGCATATACTTGTTGAGCATCAGAAAATCCAtactggagaaaggccttatgagtgcagtAGATGTCAGAAAGCCTTCATTAGGAAGTCCCACCTTGTTCATCACCAGAAAACCCACACTGAAGACAATATGAGTGCTGTGAATGTGGGGAATTCTTTAGATACAACTCCAACCTCATGA